The genomic window ATTCCCGATTCGACGTGGTTGCCGAACCCAACGAGGCCAACCGGTTCGGCTGGGTCGTCGAGATCGATCCGTGGGATCCGACGTCGACGCCCGTCAAGCACACCGCGATGGGACGTTTCAAGCACGAGGCCGCCACCGTCCACGTCACCGACGACGGCACCGTCGTCGCCTACAGCGGTGACGACGAGCGTTTCGACTACATGTACAAGTTCGTCTCGTCTCGGAAGATGCAGCCGGGCAACAGCAGTGGCGCGATGCGTCACAACATGACGCTCATGGACGCGGGCACGCTGTACGTCGCGAAGCTCACCGGGGACGACCCGGCCGCGATCGACGGCTCCGGGAAGCTTCCGGCGTCCGGCGTGTTCGCCGGAACCGGTCAGTGGATTCCGTTGCTGCGCACCGGGGAAGACGGTCGCGGCGAGTCCCTCGTCGACGGTATGACCGCCGACGAGGTGGCGGTGTTCACCCGACTGGCCGGCGACAAGGTGGGCGCCACCAAGATGGACCGTCCCGAGGACTTCGAACCCAACCCGCACACCGGCAAGGTGTACGTCGCGCTCACCAACAACACCAAGCGCGGCGAGGACGGCAAGGCTGCCGCCGACACCGCCAACCCGCGCAACAACAACAAGAACGGCCAGGTCCTCGAGATCGACGACCAGCACGCGGGCACGTCGTTCACCTGGAACCTGCTGCTGGTGTGTGGCGACCCGGCCACCGCCGACACCTACTTCGGCGGCTTCGACAAGTCGCAGGTCAGCCCCATCTCGTGCCCCGACAACCTGGCGTTCGATCCGCACGGCAACCTGTGGGTCTCCACCGACGGCAACGCCCTGAAGTCCAACGACGGCCTGTTCTCCGTCGTTCTCGAGGGGGATCGTCGCGGCGAGACGAAGCAGTTCCTCACCGTCCCGGTCGGCGCCGAGACCTGCGGTCCGATCGTCGACGAGAAGCGTGTGATCGTGTGTGTCCAGCATCCGGGCGAGACCGACGACGCATCCATCGAGTCGCCCTCGTCGCACTGGCCCGACGGTGGGGACGCCCAGCCGCGGCCGTCCGTCGTGGCGGTGTGGAAGTCCGGTGGCGGCCGCATCGGCCTCTGACCCGCGGTACCGCACCGACGGCCCGAACGGAACTCGTTTCCATTCGGGCCGTTGAGGATTCAGCGAGCCGGGCAGTCCT from Prescottella sp. R16 includes these protein-coding regions:
- a CDS encoding PhoX family phosphatase; translation: MNLKPLALFVKHDGMSSRASVTCRYKCGNACAHNVPNESGGEYFGDIVKSAMTRRGLLRGSAATVLAVGAGSVLAACGNDTATAAPDSVDSGSLGSGSATGSGAPGTVFSPVAPNKQDAVVVPEGYEQGVVIRWGDPLFPDAPAFDFDNQTAAAAEKQFAFNNDFAGLLPIEGQPNAYLLVVNHEYTTEPSMFRGYDPENPTEEQVRIGWANHGLSVVQVEGEAGSGRLTPKFGRYNRRITALTEFTVTGPAAGSDLLKTAADPTGTRVVGTLNNCAGGVTPWGTVLSGEENFNQYFANTDKVTDPVAAARLKRYGLEGEASERKWERFDSRFDVVAEPNEANRFGWVVEIDPWDPTSTPVKHTAMGRFKHEAATVHVTDDGTVVAYSGDDERFDYMYKFVSSRKMQPGNSSGAMRHNMTLMDAGTLYVAKLTGDDPAAIDGSGKLPASGVFAGTGQWIPLLRTGEDGRGESLVDGMTADEVAVFTRLAGDKVGATKMDRPEDFEPNPHTGKVYVALTNNTKRGEDGKAAADTANPRNNNKNGQVLEIDDQHAGTSFTWNLLLVCGDPATADTYFGGFDKSQVSPISCPDNLAFDPHGNLWVSTDGNALKSNDGLFSVVLEGDRRGETKQFLTVPVGAETCGPIVDEKRVIVCVQHPGETDDASIESPSSHWPDGGDAQPRPSVVAVWKSGGGRIGL